In one Alphaproteobacteria bacterium genomic region, the following are encoded:
- a CDS encoding GNAT family N-acetyltransferase produces MTAPFRLRPARPDESADLSELMLRSKAHWGYGPDFMAKCVEALTFTPERIANGQVMAAQCDRTDDLFGVCEVVSLGRHASLEKLFVDPQVMGLGVGRALFDWAAQTAADAGCESMVIESDPDAEAFYERMGARRVGEAPSEVIPGRMLPMMVYRIPGN; encoded by the coding sequence ATGACAGCGCCGTTCAGACTGCGTCCGGCAAGGCCGGATGAAAGCGCCGATCTGTCCGAACTCATGCTGAGATCCAAGGCGCATTGGGGCTACGGTCCGGACTTCATGGCCAAATGCGTTGAGGCGTTGACCTTTACGCCGGAGAGAATAGCGAACGGCCAGGTGATGGCGGCGCAATGTGACAGAACGGATGATCTGTTCGGTGTCTGTGAAGTCGTTTCGCTCGGCAGGCATGCCTCGCTGGAGAAGCTGTTTGTCGACCCGCAGGTGATGGGGTTGGGTGTCGGCCGCGCCCTTTTCGATTGGGCCGCGCAGACGGCCGCCGACGCAGGGTGCGAGAGCATGGTGATCGAGTCCGATCCGGACGCGGAGGCATTCTATGAGCGGATGGGCGCGCGCCGGGTCGGTGAGGCCCCGTCGGAAGTCATTCCGGGACGCATGCTGCCGATGATGGTTTACCGTATCCCGGGCAACTGA